In Clostridium sp. DL-VIII, the following proteins share a genomic window:
- a CDS encoding EAL domain-containing protein: MKVSFRIKLFIFCVVIILFTSIPIAIITRNYMINSLKEDLVSDSKRQVEELDDNILSLINNMKENAKILADDKDIKKADESVSALFNIKDVDVNKKYSGQIQGLESDIYSKLELYARTHSETQYACFGTKWGGYIQWPDGLGNGNFDPRKRPWYSLALEHPDEVVISDPYGVEIDKTNNIIISACTTVRNDSGDIVGVISIDTSLNKLSDIIRNTKSINNGYYFLYLKDGTILANANSDLNFKNIKGLEEKNSESSSTNNFEFSDTSKFINTENGSFDAAVNGSDSFVNVYTSPYTGWKLATVIPKNEFMTEVRNVENMIIKITICILILGIALTYFVIKTITSPIKKLTTLMKTVEEGELLVKATIETNDEFGALGGSFNLMMERLNSNYEELSALYEELVATEEELRTQYEELQHNEEALRNSEERYKLALECANDSIWEWNLDTGEFFCSDKLMDIIGDEWKIYKDARDFTYNLVHTEDLDRLEKEINKHINNETKSIEIEYRLKRNDGYYVWVLCKGKAIRNSENKVLKLAGSISDISRKKLSEEKLEFMAYYDTLTKLPNKALLIKKLNEQFKISKKEQKSGAVFFIDLDDFKNINDLMGHKYGDEVLVYLSRYLHKIMRERDIVCKFSGDEFIIISPLIEEAEVEDYANKMLGLFNQSLNIDNTQTFVTASIGIALYPKDGMDADTIIKNSSLAMYKAKEMGKNRYALYNHEIYLKLERINNINNILRNAIINNEFSVNYQPQYDTVKNEVFGFEALIRLNSRELGFISPAEFIPIAEKYGYITEITLWVLREACKQSVQLFENGYNFKSMSINISSVDLQQAGFLEKVIEIIEETGVETKFIELEITETVLMKSIDSSIDILKEFMNMGIRIALDDFGTGYSSLAYLRKIPISTLKIDKSFIDDIHSSNVEKSIINSVIRMAHAMDLKVVAEGVENREQFLILKDKSCDYIQGYYFSKPLPASKIEEIFI; the protein is encoded by the coding sequence ATGAAGGTGTCTTTTAGGATAAAATTATTTATCTTTTGTGTGGTCATTATATTATTTACATCGATTCCTATTGCAATAATTACAAGGAATTATATGATTAATTCCTTGAAGGAGGATTTGGTATCAGATAGTAAGAGGCAGGTAGAAGAATTAGATGATAATATTTTGAGTTTAATCAATAATATGAAAGAAAATGCAAAAATATTAGCAGATGATAAAGATATTAAAAAAGCTGATGAATCAGTATCTGCCTTATTTAATATAAAAGATGTTGATGTAAATAAGAAATATTCAGGACAGATACAAGGGCTGGAGAGTGATATTTATAGTAAGCTTGAACTTTATGCTAGAACTCATAGTGAGACGCAATATGCATGCTTTGGAACTAAATGGGGTGGGTACATTCAATGGCCAGATGGACTCGGAAATGGTAATTTTGATCCTAGAAAGAGGCCATGGTATTCTTTAGCTTTAGAGCATCCAGATGAGGTAGTTATTTCAGATCCTTATGGAGTTGAAATTGATAAAACTAATAATATAATCATAAGTGCATGCACTACTGTAAGAAATGATTCTGGTGATATAGTTGGAGTAATATCTATTGATACAAGTTTAAATAAATTATCAGATATTATAAGAAATACAAAAAGTATAAATAATGGGTATTATTTTTTGTATTTAAAAGATGGAACTATATTGGCGAATGCAAATTCAGATTTAAACTTTAAAAACATAAAAGGTTTGGAGGAAAAGAATTCTGAAAGCAGTAGTACTAACAATTTTGAATTTAGTGATACTTCTAAATTTATAAATACGGAAAATGGTAGTTTTGATGCTGCTGTAAATGGAAGCGATAGTTTTGTTAATGTCTATACATCACCTTACACAGGGTGGAAGCTTGCAACCGTCATACCTAAAAATGAATTTATGACGGAAGTAAGAAATGTTGAAAATATGATAATTAAAATTACAATTTGCATTTTAATATTAGGAATAGCTTTAACTTATTTTGTTATTAAAACTATAACTTCTCCAATAAAAAAATTGACTACTCTTATGAAAACTGTTGAAGAAGGAGAGCTTTTGGTTAAAGCAACTATTGAAACGAATGATGAATTTGGAGCCTTGGGAGGTTCATTTAATTTGATGATGGAGCGTTTGAATTCAAATTATGAGGAGCTATCAGCTTTGTATGAAGAATTAGTAGCTACAGAGGAAGAGCTTAGAACTCAATATGAAGAACTTCAACATAATGAAGAAGCTTTAAGAAATAGCGAGGAAAGATATAAGCTTGCTTTAGAATGTGCTAACGATTCAATTTGGGAATGGAATCTAGATACTGGAGAGTTTTTCTGCTCTGATAAATTGATGGATATTATTGGTGATGAATGGAAGATATATAAGGATGCCAGAGACTTTACATATAATTTAGTTCATACTGAGGATTTGGATAGACTAGAAAAAGAAATAAATAAACATATTAATAATGAAACAAAATCTATAGAAATTGAATATAGGCTCAAAAGAAATGATGGTTATTATGTTTGGGTATTGTGTAAAGGAAAGGCTATAAGAAATTCTGAAAATAAGGTTTTAAAACTTGCAGGTTCAATTTCAGATATATCAAGAAAGAAGCTTTCAGAAGAAAAATTGGAGTTTATGGCTTATTATGATACACTCACTAAACTTCCGAATAAAGCTTTACTTATTAAGAAACTAAACGAGCAGTTTAAAATTAGCAAAAAAGAACAAAAATCAGGAGCCGTGTTCTTTATTGATTTAGATGATTTTAAAAATATAAATGATTTAATGGGACATAAATATGGCGATGAAGTACTTGTTTATTTATCGAGGTATTTACATAAAATAATGCGTGAAAGAGATATTGTATGCAAATTCAGCGGCGATGAATTTATAATAATTAGTCCTTTAATTGAAGAAGCTGAAGTTGAAGATTATGCAAATAAAATGCTAGGGTTATTTAATCAGAGTCTTAATATTGACAACACACAAACATTTGTGACAGCAAGTATTGGAATTGCATTATATCCTAAGGATGGCATGGATGCAGATACAATAATAAAAAATTCAAGTTTAGCTATGTATAAAGCAAAAGAGATGGGTAAGAATAGGTATGCATTATATAATCATGAAATTTATTTAAAGTTGGAAAGAATAAATAATATTAATAATATATTAAGAAATGCTATTATCAATAATGAATTTAGTGTCAATTATCAACCACAATATGATACCGTAAAGAATGAAGTGTTTGGATTTGAAGCATTAATTAGGTTAAATAGCAGAGAGCTTGGCTTCATATCTCCAGCAGAATTTATTCCAATAGCAGAAAAGTATGGTTATATAACAGAAATAACGCTGTGGGTCTTAAGAGAAGCCTGCAAACAGAGTGTTCAGCTTTTTGAAAATGGTTATAATTTTAAAAGTATGAGTATTAATATTTCATCTGTTGATTTACAACAAGCTGGTTTTCTAGAAAAAGTTATAGAAATTATTGAGGAAACAGGTGTAGAAACTAAGTTTATTGAATTAGAAATTACTGAGACAGTATTAATGAAATCCATAGATTCAAGCATAGATATATTGAAAGAATTTATGAATATGGGAATTAGAATTGCTCTCGATGATTTTGGAACAGGTTATTCTTCGCTTGCTTATTTAAGAAAAATTCCAATAAGTACATTAAAGATAGATAAATCATTTATAGATGATATTCATTCTAGTAATGTAGAAAAATCCATCATTAATAGTGTAATTAGAATGGCCCATGCTATGGATTTAAAGGTAGTAGCAGAAGGAGTTGAAAATAGAGAACAATTTTTAATTCTAAAAGATAAAAGTTGTGATTATATTCAAGGTTATTACTTTAGTAAACCACTGCCTGCAAGCAAAATTGAGGAAATATTTATATAA
- a CDS encoding helix-turn-helix transcriptional regulator yields MGFAANLKSLRQERHISQEELAEIIGVSRQAVSKWEQGSSYPEIEKLIILSKELNVSLDYLMLGEMNSTESKETLATNIIVPTGKITIKSYDGKLIVNCYKVLASHVIYKAKNDEPKYWLIGVNNGSFWGEKSILLGWYADEENIKKEMDEIAKAINNGAPAYELKYAVKVKNKMLRVKIDKE; encoded by the coding sequence ATGGGATTTGCAGCTAATTTAAAATCACTTAGGCAAGAAAGACATATTTCGCAGGAAGAGCTAGCAGAAATAATTGGAGTTAGCCGTCAAGCAGTTTCTAAATGGGAACAAGGAAGTAGCTATCCGGAAATAGAAAAATTGATTATTTTATCTAAAGAACTTAATGTGTCCTTAGATTATTTAATGTTAGGTGAAATGAATTCTACTGAAAGTAAAGAAACTTTAGCCACTAATATAATTGTACCAACTGGTAAAATCACTATTAAATCATATGACGGAAAATTAATTGTTAATTGCTACAAGGTTTTGGCGTCACATGTAATTTATAAAGCCAAAAATGACGAGCCTAAATATTGGCTTATTGGTGTTAATAATGGATCGTTTTGGGGAGAAAAATCAATTTTACTTGGTTGGTATGCTGATGAGGAAAATATAAAAAAAGAAATGGACGAAATTGCAAAAGCAATTAATAATGGTGCACCAGCATATGAATTAAAATACGCAGTAAAAGTTAAAAATAAAATGTTACGAGTAAAAATAGATAAAGAGTAG